The following are encoded together in the Xanthobacter autotrophicus Py2 genome:
- a CDS encoding conserved hypothetical protein (KEGG: pde:Pden_1539 hypothetical protein) produces the protein MTDIDAIFAADRQHPPHERSLPWPETRGGLTVVVEPKPHWADDMRAFRSDAREYCAYADWTANGARARFFGHVDTCGDDLIRKARTLVASEIADGLWN, from the coding sequence ATGACCGACATCGACGCCATCTTCGCGGCGGATCGCCAGCATCCGCCGCATGAACGGTCTCTGCCCTGGCCGGAGACCAGAGGCGGCCTCACCGTCGTCGTCGAGCCCAAGCCTCACTGGGCCGACGACATGCGGGCGTTTCGATCCGATGCTCGGGAATATTGCGCCTATGCCGACTGGACCGCGAACGGCGCTCGTGCGCGGTTCTTCGGCCATGTCGATACCTGCGGCGATGACCTGATCCGCAAGGCCCGCACGCTCGTCGCCTCCGAGATCGCGGACGGGCTCTGGAACTGA
- a CDS encoding conserved hypothetical protein (KEGG: mes:Meso_3821 hypothetical protein): MSIPSHARSNFQTLLRAAGDGNLALMECLDAVTGSPRYVICAVGRDNGDYVFTPFGHLADGNPYDAYLPPDPDDPEGFVRPETGEAS, from the coding sequence GTGAGCATTCCCTCCCATGCCCGGAGCAATTTCCAGACCCTGCTGCGCGCGGCGGGCGACGGCAATCTCGCCCTCATGGAGTGCCTCGACGCGGTGACGGGCAGCCCCCGCTACGTCATCTGCGCCGTGGGGCGGGACAACGGCGACTATGTCTTCACGCCCTTTGGCCATCTCGCCGACGGCAATCCCTACGACGCCTATCTGCCGCCCGATCCCGACGATCCCGAAGGCTTCGTGCGGCCCGAGACGGGAGAGGCGTCATGA